One window of Desulfarculus baarsii DSM 2075 genomic DNA carries:
- a CDS encoding phage major capsid protein yields MTDKEIIAGFERATGLELDEHKLASMVDRRVQKALAAVEAKSVNFGAAGGKAKVGLSNFLGDVRRLGMGKAPRSLSAAELVRAVAPASLAKDLREGATSAGGYLAPAEQGGEVLNLVNNFSAIKGLCREVPMRSHQITFPTVSGGLQAYWVPEATATEDLLPDGDNQASGEIVRSAPVFGQLAITSHVLAVKVVVSNQLLDDADPAVDQILAGLFAETIGNAFDVACLRGAGSASDPISGLASLISTNALSVAGSLDFDDVAALIFSVYENAPHAAQVPVVGHAKAEKALMKLKDTTGDYIYRQPGQPRAEGEARPLIWGEPFVRDANVLTNLGDSHDQTRLFAGDFAGSAFVGVRQGLVIKTNPWAEPYFSFNQTCFLAEVRMGFAVSDEKRFAMLSAVPTA; encoded by the coding sequence ATGACCGACAAGGAAATCATTGCCGGATTCGAACGGGCCACCGGCCTGGAGTTGGACGAACACAAGCTGGCCAGCATGGTGGACCGCCGCGTGCAGAAAGCCCTGGCCGCCGTGGAGGCAAAAAGCGTCAACTTTGGCGCCGCCGGCGGCAAGGCCAAGGTGGGCCTGAGCAACTTCTTGGGCGACGTGCGCCGCCTGGGCATGGGCAAGGCCCCGCGTTCGCTGAGCGCGGCCGAACTGGTGCGAGCGGTGGCCCCGGCCAGCCTGGCCAAGGATCTGCGCGAGGGGGCCACCAGCGCCGGCGGCTATCTGGCCCCGGCCGAACAGGGCGGTGAGGTGCTGAATTTGGTCAACAATTTCAGCGCGATCAAAGGCCTGTGCCGCGAGGTGCCCATGCGCTCGCACCAGATCACCTTCCCCACCGTCAGCGGCGGCTTGCAGGCCTATTGGGTTCCCGAGGCCACGGCCACCGAGGATCTGCTGCCCGACGGCGACAACCAGGCCAGTGGAGAAATCGTCCGTTCGGCCCCTGTTTTCGGCCAGTTGGCCATCACCAGCCACGTGCTGGCGGTCAAGGTGGTCGTCTCCAACCAACTTTTGGACGACGCCGACCCGGCCGTGGACCAAATCCTGGCCGGGCTCTTCGCCGAGACCATCGGCAACGCCTTTGACGTGGCCTGCCTGCGCGGCGCGGGCTCGGCCAGCGACCCCATCAGCGGCCTGGCCAGCCTGATCAGCACCAACGCCTTGAGCGTCGCCGGCTCGTTGGACTTTGACGACGTGGCCGCCCTGATCTTCAGCGTCTACGAAAACGCGCCCCATGCCGCCCAAGTCCCGGTGGTCGGCCACGCCAAGGCCGAAAAAGCGCTGATGAAACTCAAAGACACCACCGGCGACTACATCTATCGCCAGCCCGGCCAACCCCGCGCCGAGGGCGAGGCGCGGCCGCTGATCTGGGGCGAGCCCTTTGTGCGCGACGCCAACGTGCTGACCAACCTGGGCGACAGCCACGATCAGACGCGCCTGTTCGCCGGTGACTTCGCCGGTAGCGCCTTTGTCGGCGTGCGCCAAGGCCTGGTGATCAAAACCAACCCCTGGGCCGAGCCCTACTTCAGCTTCAACCAGACCTGCTTCCTGGCCGAGGTGCGCATGGGCTTCGCCGTCAGTGACGAAAAACGCTTCGCCATGCTGAGCGCCGTGCCCACGGCCTAG
- a CDS encoding head-tail connector protein, producing MALSGDALTGLEAVKAYLAKTSDDDDTLLEGLIEAVSAQFNSFTGRKLRARDYHYDPTSPAHDPAAAVLAGSGYAELILPQYPVVGISELWLDNALLAPSAYAVDAAAGVLRRLSGVFGRGVANVRLAYRAGLEVVPADLSQAAVEQTVVRYQQSYAGQGRLGLLARTLADGSVSYRDGELLPQARAVLERYKSRGLL from the coding sequence ATGGCCCTTTCCGGCGACGCCCTCACCGGGCTGGAGGCCGTCAAAGCCTATCTGGCCAAGACCTCCGACGACGACGACACCCTCTTGGAGGGGCTCATCGAGGCGGTGAGCGCCCAATTCAACAGCTTCACCGGGCGCAAACTGCGCGCGCGCGATTATCACTACGACCCCACATCGCCGGCCCACGATCCGGCCGCCGCCGTGCTGGCCGGCTCGGGCTATGCCGAGCTAATTTTGCCGCAATATCCGGTTGTTGGCATCAGCGAGCTGTGGCTGGACAACGCGTTGCTCGCGCCTTCGGCCTATGCCGTCGACGCGGCCGCCGGCGTGCTGCGCCGCCTGAGCGGCGTCTTCGGCCGGGGCGTGGCCAACGTGCGCCTGGCCTACCGCGCCGGCCTGGAAGTGGTTCCGGCCGACCTGAGCCAGGCCGCCGTGGAGCAAACCGTGGTGCGCTATCAACAGTCCTACGCCGGCCAGGGCCGCCTGGGCCTGCTGGCCCGCACATTGGCCGACGGCTCGGTCTCCTACCGCGACGGCGAACTGCTGCCTCAGGCGCGGGCCGTGCTGGAACGCTACAAATCGCGGGGGTTGCTATGA
- a CDS encoding HK97 gp10 family phage protein, whose protein sequence is MIRVEVSVLDDSAIRELPRQLNLASRDTLEQILEQAARTAGRNLTPGGSGPNSRSGALRRSLDWRIYKDGDGYRGQFYSTSPYAAVHEHGAVIQAKRAEYLKFRIQGQWVQKRSVRIPARPFMAPAFERSLEYVEDLLWRNLERRAK, encoded by the coding sequence ATGATTCGCGTCGAAGTGAGCGTGCTCGACGACTCGGCCATCCGCGAGCTGCCCCGGCAGCTGAATCTGGCCTCGCGGGACACATTGGAGCAAATACTCGAACAAGCCGCGCGGACCGCCGGCCGCAACCTGACCCCCGGCGGTTCGGGGCCCAACAGCCGTAGTGGGGCCCTGCGACGTTCGCTGGATTGGCGAATCTACAAGGACGGCGATGGCTATCGCGGCCAGTTTTATTCCACCTCGCCATACGCCGCCGTGCACGAACACGGCGCGGTCATCCAGGCCAAGCGCGCGGAATACCTTAAATTCCGCATACAGGGCCAGTGGGTGCAAAAACGCAGCGTGCGCATTCCGGCCCGGCCTTTCATGGCGCCTGCATTCGAGCGATCACTTGAATATGTCGAGGATCTGCTCTGGCGCAACCTGGAAAGGCGCGCCAAATGA
- a CDS encoding phage tail tube protein produces MSTGREIKAAFKKAATWGTAVACAQADAILITSESITRKREQLLDDSAGQAYIAAADQGLITCGGELQAYLRYQGLEALLAMVMGQAEPPSPADGDLYDHNLSPAANVDGLFGTLAMHKGVSVHEFPAVKVEGFTISGKAGQPLSINFNVLCDDRRINTTDGVNNNAAFSAIGAPPAAGRVLFRQGRFLLNDRDAEALGPADEIRPSGFSLSFKRNLAGDHLAGGGDAIAEPIATGFPELSLELEFPVYTSDVFLRDLGADTRKKMTISFSGAGGQAMTFIMPHVALTNAEASINGAGKITHPIAATLLAPASAPAGMSGLGGPLHVVITNDRASGALA; encoded by the coding sequence ATGAGCACCGGCAGAGAAATCAAGGCCGCATTCAAAAAAGCCGCCACCTGGGGCACGGCCGTGGCCTGCGCCCAGGCCGACGCCATCCTGATCACCAGCGAGAGCATAACGCGCAAGCGTGAGCAATTGCTGGATGATTCGGCCGGTCAGGCCTACATCGCCGCCGCCGACCAGGGCCTGATCACCTGCGGCGGCGAGCTACAGGCCTATCTGCGCTATCAGGGCCTGGAGGCGCTCTTGGCCATGGTCATGGGCCAGGCCGAGCCTCCCAGCCCCGCCGACGGCGACCTGTACGACCACAACCTGAGCCCGGCCGCCAACGTCGACGGCCTTTTCGGCACGTTGGCCATGCACAAGGGCGTTTCGGTCCACGAGTTCCCCGCGGTCAAGGTCGAAGGCTTCACCATCAGCGGCAAGGCCGGACAACCTTTGAGCATAAACTTTAATGTGCTCTGCGACGACCGCCGGATCAACACCACCGACGGCGTCAACAACAACGCCGCCTTCAGCGCCATCGGCGCGCCGCCGGCCGCCGGCCGCGTGCTCTTTCGCCAGGGGCGCTTCCTGCTCAACGACCGCGACGCCGAGGCCCTGGGCCCCGCCGACGAGATCAGGCCCAGCGGCTTCAGCCTTTCCTTCAAACGCAACCTGGCCGGCGATCACCTGGCCGGCGGCGGCGACGCCATCGCCGAGCCCATCGCCACCGGTTTTCCCGAGTTGAGCCTGGAGCTGGAGTTTCCCGTCTACACCAGCGACGTTTTTCTGCGCGACCTGGGCGCCGACACGCGCAAGAAAATGACCATCTCTTTCAGCGGAGCGGGCGGCCAGGCCATGACTTTCATCATGCCCCACGTCGCCCTGACCAACGCCGAGGCCAGCATCAACGGCGCTGGCAAGATCACCCACCCCATCGCGGCCACGTTGCTGGCCCCGGCCAGCGCGCCGGCCGGCATGAGCGGCCTGGGCGGGCCGTTGCACGTCGTCATCACCAACGACCGCGCCAGCGGCGCTTTGGCCTGA
- a CDS encoding penicillin-binding transpeptidase domain-containing protein: MKATLAKALTAVCLAAALLVAPTTLQPAGAESVEAVAARPAPTLGKSDLAPLLKNKAAAMISVGHVYVNHPRHGLIRVQSTIDRRMQAQAEKMLAKQKSRRTAVAMVDAHTGRVLVLAGSEAGRLDPSQAIDAEPPAASLFKLVTAAATLEETPLAPNSKVSYSGHAHTLYRNQVAQKLRKWAHQITLSYSFAQSNNPVFGRLGVFRLGHGLLTRYAQALGFEQQLDFELPVEPSHLFNLNPKDSFAVAELASGYNRETTTSALHAALMVSTFVNGGRMPQPYVVQRVTDARGDLLYVGQPDIGPPVLSPKTCNDMEDLLHATVTCGTARREFGNSRRDKVLRRLDLGGKTGTIRGPDRTELYQWFAGYGRDQLTGRTYAIATLAVHGKVRYTNPRQVAAQMLRAAFSLPQLAQVR, encoded by the coding sequence TTGAAAGCGACACTGGCGAAAGCGTTGACGGCCGTCTGCCTGGCGGCCGCGTTGTTGGTCGCGCCGACCACGCTCCAGCCCGCCGGGGCCGAGTCCGTCGAGGCCGTGGCGGCGCGCCCCGCGCCGACCCTGGGCAAGAGCGACCTGGCCCCGCTTTTGAAAAACAAGGCCGCCGCCATGATCAGCGTGGGTCATGTCTACGTCAATCATCCGCGCCACGGCTTGATCCGCGTGCAGTCGACCATCGACCGCCGCATGCAGGCCCAGGCCGAAAAGATGCTGGCCAAGCAAAAGAGCCGCCGCACGGCCGTGGCCATGGTCGACGCCCACACCGGCCGCGTGCTGGTGCTGGCCGGCAGCGAGGCCGGCCGGCTCGATCCCTCCCAGGCCATCGACGCCGAGCCGCCGGCCGCCTCGCTGTTCAAGCTGGTCACCGCCGCCGCCACCCTGGAGGAGACGCCGCTGGCCCCCAACAGCAAGGTCAGCTACTCGGGCCACGCTCACACGCTCTACCGCAATCAGGTGGCGCAAAAGCTGCGCAAGTGGGCCCACCAGATCACCCTGTCCTACAGCTTCGCCCAGAGCAACAACCCCGTCTTCGGGCGTTTGGGCGTCTTTCGCCTGGGCCACGGTTTGCTCACGCGCTACGCCCAGGCCTTGGGCTTCGAGCAGCAGCTCGACTTCGAACTGCCCGTCGAGCCCAGCCACCTGTTCAACCTGAATCCCAAGGACTCCTTCGCCGTGGCCGAGCTGGCCTCGGGCTACAACCGCGAAACCACCACCAGCGCCCTGCACGCGGCGCTGATGGTCAGCACCTTTGTCAACGGCGGCCGCATGCCCCAGCCCTACGTGGTGCAAAGGGTCACCGACGCCAGAGGCGATCTGCTCTACGTCGGCCAGCCCGACATCGGCCCGCCGGTGCTCAGCCCCAAGACCTGCAACGATATGGAAGACCTGCTGCACGCCACCGTCACCTGCGGCACGGCGCGGCGCGAGTTTGGCAACAGCCGCCGCGACAAGGTGCTGCGCCGGCTGGACCTGGGCGGCAAGACCGGCACTATCCGCGGGCCCGATCGCACCGAGCTTTATCAATGGTTCGCCGGCTATGGCCGCGACCAACTCACCGGCCGCACCTACGCCATCGCCACCCTGGCCGTCCACGGTAAGGTGCGCTACACCAATCCCCGCCAGGTGGCCGCCCAGATGTTGCGCGCCGCCTTCAGCCTGCCGCAGTTGGCCCAGGTTCGCTGA